TATAGAATTAGAAAGAATTTTACAAGGAAGTTATTTAACAATAGGTTGGCTGTTACAATTTCCCTTCATTGTTTTAACAATTTTTAAGTATATTGAAAAGGCAAAACTCACACCCAATGTCAAAAAGTTAGGACTGTTGTCAGTAGTAGTAACAGGGGTATCTTTGCTATTTGGGGCATTAGGGACCATAGCTGTTTTTGGTCCAAAGCAAACTGCCACTATGTTTTACCCTTCTTTTTCAATGGCTAGAACAATCTCAATAGGAAACTTTTTAGAAAATATAGAGATAACCTTTGTAGGGGTATGGGTGGCAGGAATGTACATATGTGCCACTGTCTATTGTTTTATGTCAATTCTTTTAGTAACCAGTGTATTAAAATTAAATGATTATAAAAAAATAGCCTTACCTATCGCTGGGTTATTATTCTATTTACCCAGTATAGTGGCTAAAGATCTTTCCGGTTTATTTACAGCTTTAAGAGAAACTTTTCCCCTTTTAACTATTATCTTTGGCGGGATTTTACCGACAATCTTTTTGATTTTAGCGGGGATTATGAACAAAGGAATAAGTTCCCATAAGTTAACAGGAGAACAACAACAGGAGGAAGAAAATCAACCTACAAAAGGAAACTTTGGTGAGCCTAGCAGTGAAGGGGAAGATTTACCATAATACCCTATCTACTTTGTCACCAGCTAAAGTATTAGCTAGTTTGGAGATAATATAAATAATATTGATATTGGTTTTTGATACTATCGTTCTAAATCCTGGGGATTTAACGACATCAAAAACTTTATCAAAATCCTCGTCTTTAAATTTGTCTACATAACGCCTAAGCATTAGTAATTGCTGATTTCTTCTTAGCCATAAGTGGATTTGCTTGGTAAAATCCCATCCTAAGGCAATACTCCTAGCTGCTGCTAAGCCACTTTCAATACTCTCAATATTCCCAAAGGCAAAAAGGGGGTCTAAAAATCCACCGGCTAAACCTATGAGGTATAAATTATCAATTTGATGGCGTTGGACATGGCCAATGGTATGGGGAGTTTCGTGAAACTCCTCAAACTCAACATCCCACTTAATATCATCTATAAACATATCATACATTTTTCCCGCGGCATGGCCCGTTATTTCTTGGCAGTTTAGGATTAAAGAACCTTTTCTGTCATTCCAAGGGACAAAATAGGCATAAGCCCTCTGGGCATATTTAGTATTTAGCCACATAACTACAGTATATGGATCAAAGTATCCTTTAACTGTTGCTCCTCTGACATATCCTACTACATCGGTTTTCCAAACACCTAAAAGTTTAGGGATTTCCGGAGTGCCAGTGGCAATTACTACATGTTCATATTCTTTAGCTAAATCCCGGAAATTAACAATAGCATTAAAGTGTATAGGACTTTTGATAAAAGCTTTTAGTTGAGCTAAAATCCCCCTTTCATCAGGACCAGCCATATGAATATAACCTAATTTACCGGTCATTGTAGCAAAATTGTTTGCTGTATAAAAATTAACCCTCCGTATTTCTTCTATTGCCCTTAATGGAATGTTATACTTCTCCTCTAAATATATCATCGGGTCTCGAACAGGACGGTACATTAAGTTAATCCAACCTAAGGCATGATTAAAACCACGGGAACCTAGGAGTTTATTGGTTTCATATATA
This genomic interval from Anaerobranca californiensis DSM 14826 contains the following:
- a CDS encoding NAD(P)-binding protein; translated protein: MMLNTSKKKVAILGAGVSGLSCAIELEKYGIYPDIYETNKLLGSRGFNHALGWINLMYRPVRDPMIYLEEKYNIPLRAIEEIRRVNFYTANNFATMTGKLGYIHMAGPDERGILAQLKAFIKSPIHFNAIVNFRDLAKEYEHVVIATGTPEIPKLLGVWKTDVVGYVRGATVKGYFDPYTVVMWLNTKYAQRAYAYFVPWNDRKGSLILNCQEITGHAAGKMYDMFIDDIKWDVEFEEFHETPHTIGHVQRHQIDNLYLIGLAGGFLDPLFAFGNIESIESGLAAARSIALGWDFTKQIHLWLRRNQQLLMLRRYVDKFKDEDFDKVFDVVKSPGFRTIVSKTNINIIYIISKLANTLAGDKVDRVLW
- a CDS encoding GerAB/ArcD/ProY family transporter — translated: MRKLVVGEVYILYISVALTTAVLFLPFLIAEVALQDSWLAVIIGTFVALPFSFFAVSLAMKFPQKGLEEILEEILGKYLGKMITFLYAVLFIYTSALVIRQLEEFFVLAIMPETPPLAFRVLYVLVLMLGVYEGTLAIVRTNIYIFPLGMLVVGLVVGLASTKMSFDNLTPVFVIELERILQGSYLTIGWLLQFPFIVLTIFKYIEKAKLTPNVKKLGLLSVVVTGVSLLFGALGTIAVFGPKQTATMFYPSFSMARTISIGNFLENIEITFVGVWVAGMYICATVYCFMSILLVTSVLKLNDYKKIALPIAGLLFYLPSIVAKDLSGLFTALRETFPLLTIIFGGILPTIFLILAGIMNKGISSHKLTGEQQQEEENQPTKGNFGEPSSEGEDLP